The genomic segment TTTGAGATAAGAGATGCCATATTTTTTAAATTTTTCAAAAGAAACATTTTTGTTAATTCCAGGGCAATAAGTTTTGGCCATTTCAAAGGCATTTTCATCAACTAGGTTCCCTCTAAAAAAAGGCCAGGCAGCACATACTTTTGGTTTTACTGGATGAATACCACATCCTTTTTTAGGATCAAAGAAAATACAAACATTGTTTTTTGTTTTTATTACATCTTTGTCTTGGTTTTTTTCTAAATATTTTTTTTGAAATTGTTCTATGGAAAGATTTAAAAATGATGAAATTTTATTTTGTTCTTCTAAACTTACAACTATTCCTCCTTTTCCTTCACAACAATGTCCGCACTTTTGACAATAAAATATTTCTTTATCCATTTTTTACCTTTATTTATGTGTAGTTTTAAAAAAATAGCAATTTTTTAAATAAATTTTTTAGTTTAATTACTAAGATTACTACAAACAGAACATTTTTTATTATAGATATTCTTCCAATTTACTCCAATTTTGAACATCTTGTGTCTATATATACATCGTAATTACAATGTTAAAAATGTCAAATATATTCTTGGGTGAGGTATAATTATATTTTAGAGTAAAATTTATTAGTGTTTAATGTTCCTTTGGAGTCAAATTAGAGTTTAAATTTTTTTAACTATTAGCAAAAAATTTATTCATTTTTTAAAAATGAGCATCTTAACCAAAAATATAATTTTTCACTTTCAAAACTTGTCGCTTGTGTTAAAAAAAACTATGTTGAATTTAAATTTTTAGCAAGGAGCAGTCATGTCTCGGTTAACCCTTAAACAAGCTCTTGAGCTTTGGCAAGAACAAGACCTTTTTAATTTGGGGAAAATGGCTCATAAAAAAAGGTTTGAGCTTCATCCAGAACCAGTAGTTAGTTATATTGTAGATAGGAATATAAATTATACCAATATTTGTGTTTCTGGATGTAAATTCTGTGCTTTTTATGCCCCTCCTAATTCAAAGAAAGGATATGTTTTAAGTTTTGATGAATTAGCTAAGAAAGTAGAAGAAACTGTTTCCTTAGGTGGTTATCAGATTTTGTTGCAAGGTGGAATGAATCCTGATTTGGATTTAGATTTTTATAAGAATATGTTATTGTTTTTAAAAAAACGTTTCCCAAGTGTTTGGATTCATGGTTTTTCCCCTCCAGAGATAAGTTTTTTGGCTCAAAAAGAAAATATATCTATAAAAGAAGTGTTGCTTCATTTAAAAGAGGCTGGTTTGGATTCTATTCCTGGTGGAGGAGCAGAGATTTTAGTAGATAGAGTTCGGAAAAAAGTTTCTCCTCGTAAGTGCGATGCTAGCACGTGGCTAAAAGTTATGGAAGATGCTCATTCCCTTGGGTTTAAGACTACTGCCACTATGATGTTTGGTCATGTAGAGACTTTTGAAGAACGTTTAGAACATCTGCAAAGAATTCGGGAATTGCAAGACAAAACAGGCGGCTTTACTGCTTTCATTCCTTGGACCTTTCAGCCTAAAAATACTTTAATTGATGTCCCTGAAGTATCTTCAGTAGAATATCTAAGATTTTTAGCCCTTAGTCGATTATTTTTGGACAATGTTCCTAATATTCAAGCATCTTGGGTTACTCAGGGGCCAAAAGTTGGACAAATGGCTCTTTTTTGGGGAGCAAATGATTTTGGCTCTACCATGATTGAAGAAAATGTTGTCAAGGCTACAGGAGTTTGTTTTAGGCTGCCAGAGGAAAAATTGCGGGAAATTATTGCAGGAGCTGGATTTGTACCTAAAAAGAGAAGTATGGATTATACTCTTTTAGAATAAATAGAAAGGGAGTATTTTTTATGTTTAAAGAATTAACTAAAGAAGAAATTGCCTTTCGTCTTCAAAAGTTGCGGAATAAGTGGGAACAATTAAGTTTTCCAACAAAGGATATTTTTATTTTTTCTCGTACGCTTATTTATTATTTTACTGGAACATGGGCCAATGGTCTTTTGTATTTACCATTAGTTGGTGAACCCATTTTGTTTTGTAGAAAGGGACTTGGCAGGGCTAAAAAGGAAGCAAAAATTTCTTCTGTGGTATCTTTTCGTTCATATTCGCAAGTAGAGGGAATTCTAAAAGACTTTGGATATAAATTAAAGACACCGATTGGTGTAGAAAAAAGAGGTCTTACTTGGGAATTGGCTGAGCTTTGGCAGAATAAACTAAAAAATTTTGAAATGATTAACGCAGATTATCTTTTAGCCAAGACTAGAAGCGTTAAAACTCGTTATGAGCTAGAGCTATTAAGAGAAGCTGGGAATAGGCATTGGTTGGGATTAAGAGAACATCTTCCTTTAAAAATCAGACCTAAAATGACAGAATATGAAATAAGTGTGGAGTTGTGGAAGGTATTTTTCGAGTTAGAACATGCAGGACTTATGAGAATGCAGGCATGTGGAGAAGAAATTTTTTTAGGACATATTGCAGCAGGAGATAGTGGTATTTATGGAAGTGCCTTTAATGGTCCACTTTGTTTGAGAGGTGTCCATCCGTTAGTTCCACAAATGGGCTCTCCTAATAAAGTTTGGGAAGAAAATGAGCCTTTAACTATAGATGTTGGATTTTGTTATCAAGGTTATCATACAGATAAAACTCAAGTGTATTTTTCAAAAAATTATAAGCCTGCGCGGGAGGTCTTAGATGCTCAAAAGTGTTGTGAGGAAATTCAAGAACAGGCAAGGGAAATGTTAAAACCAGGGGTGTTGCCAGAAGAGATTTATGTAAAAGCAGTAGAATTTGCCAAGAAAAAAGGTTTTGAACAGGGCTTTATGGGGTTAAAGGAAGATAAGGTTAATTTTTTGGGACATGGAATAGGGCTTTTTATTGATGAGTATCCGCCTTTGGCCAAAAAAATTAAAGATCCACTTGAAGAAAACATGGTAATTGCCCTTGAGCCTAAAATAGGTTTACCTTCTATTGGTATGGTAGGGGTGGAAAATACTTTTTTAGTAACTTCTAACGGCGGAGAATGTATAACAGGTAAAGAGTTTTCGCCTATTTGGATTTGATACTAAAAAGAGAGGCTTATAAAATAAGCCTCTCTTTTATATACTTTATTTAACCAGCAAAGGCCTTTTCAAAGTTTGGTACTACTTGTTTTTTACGGCTCATTACTCCATCTAACCATACAGAACGACCTTCAACAGCTTTGCCAAAAGCTTTTTCTACTACAGATGCGTCATCAGAAACTACCAATAACTCAGTTCCTTCTTTCATAATATCTGTGAGCATGAGGAAAATAGAATGAGCACCCTTTTCTTCTTTGACTTTTTTCATCTCTTCATAAAGGTCATCTTTGACAGGATCCAAGATGGATAGATCAACTACTTCTAGTTGTCCAATACCAACCTTGTTCCCACTCATATCAAAATCTTTGTAGTCGCGGAATAGTAAATCTCTAATAGGTGTGCCTTCTACTGCAGATTTTACTTTAAACATTTCCATGCCAAGGGCTTGTAAATCGTCAACACCTGCAATTTTAGCTAAGGCTTCTGCAGCTTCTTTATCTTTATCTGTGCAAGTAGCGGATTTGAAGATAACAGTATCACTTAAGATAGCACAGAGCATAATCCCTGCAATATTTTTAGGAATTTCAACTCCAAAAAAGTCATACATAGATTTGATTACAGTACAGGTACATCCTACAGGCCAAATCCAACATTCTAAAGGATTGGGAGTAGTTACATCACCTAATTTGTGATGGTCTATAATGCCTAAAATTTCACCTTCTTTTAGGTCATCTAAACTCTGGGCTAAATCAGAATGGTCTACTAAAATGAGTTGTTTACCTTTGGCAGAATCAATAAATTCTGGGGCATCAACGCCAAATTTTTCTAAAACAAATTTACTTTCTGGATTTAATTCGCCTTGCATAGCTGGTTTGGCTTCTACACCAAGTTTGGATTTAAGATCAGCTACAGCAATGGCAGCACAGACAGAGTCTGTATCAGGGTTTTTGTGTCCATAAACATAAACAGCCATGAGAAACCTCCTCAATTTTTTTACTTTCTTTTTAAAGAGCTTGTTCAAAATAGCACAAAGTTTTTGCCTTGCCAAGAAAAAAGTCATCTTCTCTTATGATAAGAAAATATTGCCAGTAAGCTTTTATATAAGTAGATTGATATTGTTTGTTATTTAAACTGATTAGGGTCTAGATTATATTTTTTTATTCTATGCCAGAGACTTCGTTCTTTTATTCCCAAGATTTTAGCTGCTTTTCTTTGAATCCCTTTAGTTTGATATAGTGCATTTAAAATAAGATGTTTTTCTATTTCCTGTAGTTTTTGGTCAAGATTTAAAGGTGTAGTTAGGTTTATAGGAGTAGAAATAGTTTCTTTATTTATAAATGGTAGGCTCTCAGGAGAGATTATATTATTGGAAGAAGAAAGGGCAGCTCTTTCTAGGACATTGAATAGTTCTCTTATATTTCCTGGCCATGAATAATTTAATAGATGGGCAAGGGTTTCAGGAAGTAGTTTTTTTTCAGGAAAATGTTTTTTTAAAAAGAATTCAGCTAAAATAGGAATGTCTTCTTTACGTTTTCTTAATGGTGGAAGATGTATAGGAAAAACATTTAACCTGAAAAATAAATCTTCTCTAAAAGTTCCTTTTTTAATCATTTGTTCTAAAGATTTGTTCGTGGCTGCAATAATACGAATATCTATTTTTTTAGGATGTTTACCTCCAAGTCTTTCTACTCTTTTGTCTTCTAGTACTCGTAATAACTTGCCTTGAAGCTCTAAAGGTAAGTCTCCTATTTCATCTAAAAAAAGTGTTCCTTTATGAGCAAGCTCAAATTTACCTGGTTTACTTTTTATTGCTCCTGTAAAAGCACCTTTTTCATATCCAAACAGTTCACTCTCTATTAAATCTTTTGGCAGAGCAGCACAGTTTATTTTAATCAATGGCCCATTATGTCGAGCACTTAGTTTATGCAAATGTTCAGCAATTAACTCTTTGCCTGTACCACTTTCTCCTAAGATGAGAACTGTGGAATCTGTAGGAGCCACAGTTAATACTTGTTGAAGAACTTGGCGCATTACTTTGCTCTGACAGATAATATCTGGAAAGAATTTTTTAGTTTCTACTAAAGAAATAGCCTTTGTCACTACGCCATAGGCATGATTAAAAATTGGCTCATATTTTAAATCTTGCTTGATACGTTCTACCTCTTTTTTTTCTTTAGAGATAAAGGGAGAAACTTTTTCCACAAATTCATCTATTGGTTTTAATAATAGTTTTATAAGAGATAAGGTCAAAAAAAACATTACTAAAAACACAACAAAAGCAGCTGCAAGCTTAAAGGATACATGATATTTTTGAATATAGATGCTGATGATAAAAAATAAAAATCCTATTCCGCCAACAATAAAAGAAATTAAAATTTCAGGTGATATAAAGATTTTTTTTCTAAGGAATTTCTTCATAATTATCTAGCAGCCATTTTAGTGAGATCCCACATTGGCATAAATATAGCTAAGGCAAAAAATCCCACAACTGCAGCTAAACCTACTATTAAAATAGGTCCAATATTAGTTGACATCTTTTGAACAGCATATTCTACTTCTTCATCATAGTGTTTCGATATTTCACTTAGCATTTCATCAAGATTCCCTGTTTCCTCTCCAACAGCAATCATAGAAATCACCATTGGGGTAAAAAATTTAGCAGATTTTAAAGGTCCAGAAATGCCTCTTCCTTCTTTTAATTTTTCTCTTATATTCTCAAACTGTTGAGAAATAGCGGCATTTCCTATAGTATCTGATAATATATCAATAGATTTTAATACACCTATACCACTTGCTTGGAGAATTGCAAAAATACTAGAAAATCTAGACATAGCTGCTTTTTGAAATACAGGGCCAATGATTGGAGTTTTTAAGAGAATGGTATCCCGCACTATTTTGCCCTGTTTTGTTTTAAAATATAATGCTAAACTTACTATCGTACCAATAAGAAAAAGTAGGCATAAATACCAATAAGTAATTAAAAAATGATATAGATTCAGTGCCATAACTGTAGGAAGAGGAAGTTGAATACCTGCGTTTTTAAAGATAAGAACAAATTTTGGAATTACAAAGGTAAGTAAAAAGAAAAATGCTCCAGTTAAGGCTATTAACACAATCATAGGGTATTGTAATGCTGATTTAATATCTTGTTTTACTTTATATTCATGGTCTAAAAGATAGCATAATCTATTCATTACTTCTACTAAAGAACCGCTAGTTTCACCTGCTCGTATCATTGCACAGTATAAACGGGAGAAGGTCTTAGGATGTTTAGAGAAAGCTTGGTATAGGGTTTTTCCTTCTTGGATATCTTTTTTCATTTCTATAATAATTTCTTGGAGTTTTATATTTTCTACTTGATTTTCTAAAATGGATAAGATTTCTACTATAGACAACCCAGCCTTAAACATGGTTCTAAATTGTTTTGTAAATATGATTAGTTCTGGGGTTTTTAAGGGAAATAATTTGCTTTTTAAGCTTTTCCAGATAGAATTTTTGGATATAGAATCAAAATTTTCTTCTATTTTTTGAGGGTATAAGTCTTTTTCAAGCAAAAT from the Desulfonauticus submarinus genome contains:
- a CDS encoding YkgJ family cysteine cluster protein, producing MDKEIFYCQKCGHCCEGKGGIVVSLEEQNKISSFLNLSIEQFQKKYLEKNQDKDVIKTKNNVCIFFDPKKGCGIHPVKPKVCAAWPFFRGNLVDENAFEMAKTYCPGINKNVSFEKFKKYGISYLKENNLICEEKKGPTALQIKDLL
- the mqnC gene encoding cyclic dehypoxanthinyl futalosine synthase, whose translation is MSRLTLKQALELWQEQDLFNLGKMAHKKRFELHPEPVVSYIVDRNINYTNICVSGCKFCAFYAPPNSKKGYVLSFDELAKKVEETVSLGGYQILLQGGMNPDLDLDFYKNMLLFLKKRFPSVWIHGFSPPEISFLAQKENISIKEVLLHLKEAGLDSIPGGGAEILVDRVRKKVSPRKCDASTWLKVMEDAHSLGFKTTATMMFGHVETFEERLEHLQRIRELQDKTGGFTAFIPWTFQPKNTLIDVPEVSSVEYLRFLALSRLFLDNVPNIQASWVTQGPKVGQMALFWGANDFGSTMIEENVVKATGVCFRLPEEKLREIIAGAGFVPKKRSMDYTLLE
- a CDS encoding M24 family metallopeptidase, whose product is MFKELTKEEIAFRLQKLRNKWEQLSFPTKDIFIFSRTLIYYFTGTWANGLLYLPLVGEPILFCRKGLGRAKKEAKISSVVSFRSYSQVEGILKDFGYKLKTPIGVEKRGLTWELAELWQNKLKNFEMINADYLLAKTRSVKTRYELELLREAGNRHWLGLREHLPLKIRPKMTEYEISVELWKVFFELEHAGLMRMQACGEEIFLGHIAAGDSGIYGSAFNGPLCLRGVHPLVPQMGSPNKVWEENEPLTIDVGFCYQGYHTDKTQVYFSKNYKPAREVLDAQKCCEEIQEQAREMLKPGVLPEEIYVKAVEFAKKKGFEQGFMGLKEDKVNFLGHGIGLFIDEYPPLAKKIKDPLEENMVIALEPKIGLPSIGMVGVENTFLVTSNGGECITGKEFSPIWI
- a CDS encoding manganese-dependent inorganic pyrophosphatase, with the protein product MAVYVYGHKNPDTDSVCAAIAVADLKSKLGVEAKPAMQGELNPESKFVLEKFGVDAPEFIDSAKGKQLILVDHSDLAQSLDDLKEGEILGIIDHHKLGDVTTPNPLECWIWPVGCTCTVIKSMYDFFGVEIPKNIAGIMLCAILSDTVIFKSATCTDKDKEAAEALAKIAGVDDLQALGMEMFKVKSAVEGTPIRDLLFRDYKDFDMSGNKVGIGQLEVVDLSILDPVKDDLYEEMKKVKEEKGAHSIFLMLTDIMKEGTELLVVSDDASVVEKAFGKAVEGRSVWLDGVMSRKKQVVPNFEKAFAG
- a CDS encoding sigma-54 interaction domain-containing protein, encoding MKKFLRKKIFISPEILISFIVGGIGFLFFIISIYIQKYHVSFKLAAAFVVFLVMFFLTLSLIKLLLKPIDEFVEKVSPFISKEKKEVERIKQDLKYEPIFNHAYGVVTKAISLVETKKFFPDIICQSKVMRQVLQQVLTVAPTDSTVLILGESGTGKELIAEHLHKLSARHNGPLIKINCAALPKDLIESELFGYEKGAFTGAIKSKPGKFELAHKGTLFLDEIGDLPLELQGKLLRVLEDKRVERLGGKHPKKIDIRIIAATNKSLEQMIKKGTFREDLFFRLNVFPIHLPPLRKRKEDIPILAEFFLKKHFPEKKLLPETLAHLLNYSWPGNIRELFNVLERAALSSSNNIISPESLPFINKETISTPINLTTPLNLDQKLQEIEKHLILNALYQTKGIQRKAAKILGIKERSLWHRIKKYNLDPNQFK
- a CDS encoding type II secretion system F family protein is translated as MEYKYTAITEDGELIEGVIQANSKENAESILLEKDLYPQKIEENFDSISKNSIWKSLKSKLFPLKTPELIIFTKQFRTMFKAGLSIVEILSILENQVENIKLQEIIIEMKKDIQEGKTLYQAFSKHPKTFSRLYCAMIRAGETSGSLVEVMNRLCYLLDHEYKVKQDIKSALQYPMIVLIALTGAFFFLLTFVIPKFVLIFKNAGIQLPLPTVMALNLYHFLITYWYLCLLFLIGTIVSLALYFKTKQGKIVRDTILLKTPIIGPVFQKAAMSRFSSIFAILQASGIGVLKSIDILSDTIGNAAISQQFENIREKLKEGRGISGPLKSAKFFTPMVISMIAVGEETGNLDEMLSEISKHYDEEVEYAVQKMSTNIGPILIVGLAAVVGFFALAIFMPMWDLTKMAAR